The Roseofilum capinflatum BLCC-M114 genome contains the following window.
TAAGTAGCGATCGCACCGTCGAAGTAGCCCAACGTTATCCCGTCCGCGTCGTTGAGCATAAATTTGAAAGTCACGGCCGTCAACGCACCTGGATGCTCAAAGAAGTCCCCGCTAAACATCCTTGGATTTACATCCTCGAAGCTGATGAGCGCATGACTCCTGAGCTATTTAACGAGTGTTTAGAGACGATTAAATCAGCCGACAAAGTAGGCTATTATGTGGCCGAGAGAGTGATTTTCATGAATCGTTGGATTCGTCACAGTACCCAGTATCCTCGGTATCAATTACGCCTTCTGCGCCCCGATCGCGTTTGGTTTTCTGATTATGGTCACACCGAACGAGAAGTCTGTGATGGCCCCACCGGATTTCTCAAAGAAACCTATCCCCACTATACCTGTAGTAAAGGTCTGAGTCGCTGGATCGAAAAGCATAACCGCTATTCCACCGATGAAGCAGCCGAAACTATCCGTCAACTGGAAAAGGGAAACGTCAATTGGGCTGATTTAGTGTTTGGGAAAACTGAAGTCGCCAGACGACGAGCGCTCAAAGATTTGTCCTTGCGCCTGCCCTTTCGACCGATTGTAAGATTCTTCTATATGTATTTTATTTTGGGCGGATGTTGGGACGGTTCCCCTGGTTTAGCTTGGTGTACCCTACAGGCCTTTTATGAGTATCTAATTTTATTGAAAACCTGGGAAATGCAGTATTTACCAGTTCCTGACTTAGATCTACACAGTCTAAAGCCACAGGAAGATTCTGCCCAGAATGCTCAAGAGGCAGTTCCCCTAGAACCCAAAGAAGTC
Protein-coding sequences here:
- a CDS encoding glycosyltransferase family 2 protein, with the translated sequence MFSIYILTYNEELDIGPCIESALLSDDVIVVDSISSDRTVEVAQRYPVRVVEHKFESHGRQRTWMLKEVPAKHPWIYILEADERMTPELFNECLETIKSADKVGYYVAERVIFMNRWIRHSTQYPRYQLRLLRPDRVWFSDYGHTEREVCDGPTGFLKETYPHYTCSKGLSRWIEKHNRYSTDEAAETIRQLEKGNVNWADLVFGKTEVARRRALKDLSLRLPFRPIVRFFYMYFILGGCWDGSPGLAWCTLQAFYEYLILLKTWEMQYLPVPDLDLHSLKPQEDSAQNAQEAVPLEPKEVKVSE